The Nocardia arthritidis genome has a window encoding:
- a CDS encoding M16 family metallopeptidase, with translation MKKLRTDDARAIDAGIRRTVLPGGLRVVTEHVPGVRSASIGVWVGVGSRDEGRTVAGAAHFLEHLLFKATPTRSALDIAQAMDAVGGELNAFTAKEQTCYYAHVLDEDLPLAVDLVTDVVLRGLCRSEDVAVERQVVLEEIAMRDDDPEDLVGDAFLTALFGDHPIGRPVIGSIESIESMSAAQLRGFHQRRYRPDRMVVAVAGNVEHDHTVELVYRAFADRLEPATEPAPRREGRFRPHSVPELHWSHRDSEQAHLAFGVRAFGRHEGERRWPLSVLNTVVGGGLSSRLFQRIREERGLAYSVYSSVDTFSDTGAFSVYIGCQPENLGKVAGLARGVLEEVAANGITDAECARAKGSLRGGLVLGLEDSASRMNRIGRSELSYGNHRTVSETLSRIDAVTTEEVTAVARTLLARPFAASVTGPYRRTRELPAAVRKLVDGG, from the coding sequence CTGAAGAAGCTGCGAACCGACGACGCGCGCGCCATCGACGCCGGCATCCGGCGCACGGTGCTACCCGGGGGATTACGGGTGGTGACCGAGCATGTGCCCGGCGTGCGTTCGGCATCGATCGGGGTCTGGGTCGGGGTCGGCTCGCGCGACGAGGGCCGTACCGTCGCGGGTGCGGCGCACTTCCTGGAGCATCTGCTCTTCAAGGCGACGCCGACGCGATCCGCGCTGGATATCGCGCAGGCCATGGATGCCGTCGGCGGGGAGCTCAACGCGTTCACCGCGAAGGAGCAGACCTGCTATTACGCGCATGTCCTCGATGAGGATCTGCCGCTGGCAGTCGATCTCGTCACCGATGTGGTGTTGCGCGGGCTGTGCCGGTCCGAGGATGTCGCGGTCGAACGCCAGGTGGTGCTCGAGGAGATCGCCATGCGCGACGACGATCCCGAGGATCTGGTCGGTGACGCGTTCCTGACCGCGCTGTTCGGCGATCATCCGATCGGGCGCCCGGTGATCGGTTCGATCGAATCCATCGAATCGATGAGCGCCGCCCAGCTGCGCGGATTCCATCAGCGCCGGTACCGGCCGGACCGGATGGTGGTCGCGGTGGCGGGCAATGTCGAACACGATCACACCGTGGAGCTGGTGTATCGCGCGTTCGCCGACCGGCTGGAACCCGCCACCGAACCGGCGCCGCGCCGGGAGGGCCGGTTCCGCCCGCACAGCGTGCCGGAATTGCACTGGAGTCACCGCGACAGCGAGCAGGCGCATCTGGCGTTCGGGGTGCGGGCATTCGGTCGGCACGAGGGTGAACGTCGTTGGCCCCTTTCGGTTTTGAACACCGTGGTGGGCGGTGGGCTGAGCTCGCGTCTGTTCCAGCGGATCCGGGAGGAGCGGGGGCTGGCGTATTCGGTGTACTCGAGCGTCGACACCTTCTCCGATACCGGCGCGTTCTCCGTCTACATCGGCTGCCAGCCCGAAAATCTCGGTAAGGTGGCCGGTTTGGCGCGCGGCGTGCTGGAAGAGGTTGCCGCCAACGGGATCACCGACGCCGAATGCGCCAGGGCCAAGGGTTCGCTGCGCGGCGGACTGGTGCTGGGACTGGAGGATTCGGCGTCCCGGATGAACCGGATCGGTCGCAGCGAACTCAGCTACGGCAATCATCGCACCGTCTCGGAGACGCTGAGCCGGATCGATGCGGTGACCACCGAGGAGGTCACGGCCGTGGCGCGCACGCTGCTGGCGCGGCCGTTCGCGGCCTCGGTCACCGGGCCGTACCGGCGCACCAGGGAGCTGCCCGCGGCAGTGCGGAAGTTGGTCGACGGCGGCTAG
- a CDS encoding pentapeptide repeat-containing protein: MTWGRLGDRLHRAALLLAVVTVVVGGLGIAALTWWLLWWAFGAKAETPNQVDLTKIALSVAAGVGGAVALVVAYRRQRDLERGRFAELFGAAAKQLGDTDVAVRVAGVFAMAGVADEFSAPGRRQQCIDVLCGYLRLPYEPDDGANHLVSRKESRPDEDGSVERVYQYRQNDHEVRRTIVRVIAAHLRRSADISWSHCDFDFTGAVLEKAEFQSAVFAGRHTHFTGCRFLGPTSFEYTTFEGSHTTFRGAVFRDGAVTFDNALFGSARAEKVEIQALGTTFDEAVFESSASFEKCVFRGPRTSFLGARFAGPRTAFLEAKFRADRTCFERATLDGEHVTFHSAEFNGGQVVFAGAQFYAGMITFDEARFGAPNRLRGKGSRETDFRKAEFHGSLTFARTVLGGRSVDFTEADFFGEISFEHTRFAAGEIRFDRPKAWVGTHFDWDDNPIRKPTAVKPNPWPPTPTELRR, from the coding sequence ATGACATGGGGGAGGTTGGGCGATCGCTTGCACCGCGCGGCACTCCTGCTCGCGGTGGTCACCGTGGTGGTCGGCGGGCTCGGCATCGCCGCACTCACCTGGTGGTTGTTGTGGTGGGCATTCGGCGCGAAGGCCGAGACGCCGAATCAGGTCGACCTGACGAAGATCGCGCTATCGGTGGCGGCCGGTGTCGGCGGCGCGGTCGCCCTGGTGGTCGCGTACCGCCGCCAACGCGATTTGGAACGTGGACGTTTCGCCGAGTTGTTCGGCGCCGCGGCCAAACAACTCGGCGATACCGATGTCGCGGTGCGTGTCGCCGGGGTGTTCGCGATGGCCGGGGTCGCCGACGAATTCTCCGCACCCGGCCGTCGTCAGCAGTGCATCGACGTGCTGTGCGGCTATCTGCGGCTGCCCTACGAGCCCGACGACGGGGCGAATCATCTGGTGTCGCGCAAGGAATCGCGCCCGGATGAGGATGGTTCGGTCGAGCGGGTCTATCAATACCGGCAGAACGACCATGAGGTGCGCCGGACCATAGTCCGCGTGATCGCCGCCCATCTGCGGCGATCCGCGGATATTTCGTGGTCGCACTGCGACTTCGACTTCACCGGAGCGGTGCTGGAGAAGGCCGAATTCCAGTCCGCGGTGTTCGCCGGGCGGCACACCCACTTCACCGGTTGCCGGTTCCTCGGGCCCACCTCCTTCGAATACACGACGTTCGAGGGGTCGCACACCACATTCCGCGGCGCGGTGTTCCGGGACGGCGCGGTGACCTTCGACAATGCGCTGTTCGGCAGCGCTCGCGCCGAGAAGGTCGAAATCCAGGCGCTCGGAACGACCTTCGACGAGGCCGTGTTCGAGAGCTCGGCCTCCTTCGAGAAGTGCGTCTTCCGTGGTCCGCGCACCTCCTTCCTCGGCGCCCGATTCGCCGGCCCGCGAACCGCCTTCCTGGAAGCCAAGTTCCGGGCCGATCGCACCTGTTTCGAGCGGGCCACCCTGGACGGTGAGCACGTCACCTTCCACAGTGCCGAATTCAACGGCGGCCAGGTCGTTTTCGCGGGCGCCCAGTTCTACGCGGGCATGATCACCTTCGACGAGGCCCGGTTCGGCGCACCGAACCGGCTGCGCGGCAAGGGATCCAGGGAGACGGACTTTCGCAAGGCCGAATTCCACGGCAGCCTGACCTTCGCCAGAACGGTGCTCGGCGGCCGCTCGGTGGACTTCACCGAGGCGGACTTCTTCGGGGAGATCTCCTTCGAGCACACCAGATTCGCCGCCGGGGAGATCCGC
- a CDS encoding ArsR/SmtB family transcription factor gives MDATSTTPDQAAPLQEGPAPVGPVSVVLGALQDPVRLEMVRRLSNAGTPMRCATLYDTINKSTATHHFKILREAGVTEKLLIEGHTHMRLRTAELESALPGLIPSVVEAANRAAPDTV, from the coding sequence ATGGACGCCACATCGACAACACCGGATCAGGCAGCGCCGCTCCAAGAAGGCCCCGCACCTGTCGGCCCGGTTTCGGTGGTGCTCGGCGCGCTACAGGACCCGGTTCGCCTGGAGATGGTGCGTCGGCTCAGCAACGCGGGCACGCCCATGCGCTGCGCCACGCTCTACGACACCATCAACAAATCCACCGCCACCCACCATTTCAAAATCCTGCGCGAGGCGGGGGTGACCGAAAAACTCCTCATCGAAGGCCACACCCATATGCGCCTGCGCACCGCGGAGCTGGAATCCGCGCTCCCCGGACTGATCCCCTCGGTCGTCGAGGCGGCCAACCGCGCCGCGCCGGACACGGTCTAG
- a CDS encoding MFS transporter: protein MVATTAAPAEERTSQPWAYALILAASGVALGVSGAPAPLYGLYQREWHFSPLTTTFVFAVYAVAALVAVLVSGRISDVVGRKPVLLGSFGIMVVGLIVFVFAQSVAMLLLARALHGLAVGATVVAGAAALLDLRPRHGARSGQLSGVAFNVGMAVAILGSALLAQYVPHPLRTPYLVITVLCLLIGVGVLVLREPHTARVSGRITIAKPAVPQEIRSDFWFAAIGVMAAWSVLGVLLSLYPSLAAQQTGIHNLVFGGAVVASTATAGATVQYFATGVPARWAAILGDAGMAIALLATVPALATHNWVAVLAAGIVLGATFGLGFGGSLRHLADVVPQHKRGETMSAYYLLAYSAMALPTIAAGWAATTWGLSRVFPWFVVLVAIACLLAAGMGVRQKRQAAVG, encoded by the coding sequence ATGGTAGCGACGACCGCGGCACCTGCCGAGGAACGGACTTCGCAACCGTGGGCCTATGCACTGATCCTGGCCGCGAGCGGCGTTGCCCTCGGCGTATCCGGTGCACCCGCGCCGCTCTACGGTCTTTATCAACGCGAGTGGCATTTCTCGCCGCTCACCACCACCTTCGTCTTCGCCGTCTACGCCGTCGCCGCGCTGGTCGCGGTGCTGGTCTCCGGCCGGATCTCCGACGTCGTCGGCCGCAAGCCGGTGCTGCTCGGCTCCTTCGGCATCATGGTCGTCGGTCTGATTGTCTTCGTGTTCGCGCAGTCGGTGGCAATGCTGTTGCTGGCCAGGGCATTACACGGTTTGGCGGTCGGCGCGACAGTGGTCGCGGGCGCCGCGGCGCTGCTCGATCTGCGCCCGCGGCACGGCGCGCGGTCCGGACAGTTGAGCGGTGTGGCCTTCAATGTCGGTATGGCCGTCGCGATCCTGGGTTCGGCCCTGCTGGCCCAGTACGTGCCGCATCCGCTGCGCACGCCGTATCTGGTGATCACCGTGCTGTGCCTGCTCATCGGCGTCGGCGTGCTCGTGCTGCGCGAACCGCACACCGCGCGGGTCAGCGGCCGCATCACCATCGCGAAACCGGCCGTGCCGCAAGAGATTCGCAGCGATTTCTGGTTCGCCGCGATCGGTGTGATGGCGGCCTGGTCGGTGCTCGGGGTGTTGCTCTCGCTGTACCCGTCGCTGGCCGCGCAGCAGACCGGCATCCACAATCTGGTGTTCGGCGGCGCGGTCGTGGCGTCGACCGCGACCGCGGGTGCGACGGTGCAGTACTTCGCCACCGGTGTGCCCGCGCGGTGGGCCGCCATCCTCGGTGACGCCGGAATGGCGATCGCCCTGCTGGCCACCGTGCCCGCGCTGGCGACGCACAACTGGGTCGCGGTGCTGGCGGCGGGCATTGTGCTCGGCGCCACCTTCGGACTCGGGTTCGGCGGATCGCTGCGGCACCTCGCCGATGTGGTGCCGCAGCACAAGCGGGGCGAGACCATGTCGGCCTACTATCTGCTCGCGTATTCGGCGATGGCGCTGCCCACGATCGCCGCGGGCTGGGCCGCCACCACCTGGGGGTTGAGCCGCGTCTTTCCGTGGTTCGTGGTGCTGGTCGCGATCGCCTGCCTGCTCGCCGCCGGTATGGGCGTGCGGCAGAAACGCCAGGCTGCCGTCGGGTGA
- a CDS encoding GNAT family N-acetyltransferase: MTLRPARREADDAFMIMVRRLTESDWRTYRDLLLECLRVAPYSARLTYDQAALRTELQWQAKLTESVLFGAWLDDVPVGLAGGKLDGELPELVSMWVDPVARGKGTADELVRAVLDWARDGGYGQVMLWVLDGNEPAERVYLRNGFRRTGRREAMERDAAMVQVEMVLDLGSTGQGSKSQAAQQM; encoded by the coding sequence TTGACATTGCGCCCGGCGCGTCGGGAGGCGGACGATGCGTTCATGATCATGGTGCGGCGATTGACGGAATCCGATTGGCGGACATACCGGGATTTGCTATTGGAGTGTCTACGCGTGGCGCCGTACTCGGCCCGGCTGACCTACGACCAAGCGGCGCTGCGCACCGAATTACAGTGGCAGGCCAAGCTCACCGAGTCGGTGCTGTTCGGGGCGTGGCTGGACGACGTTCCGGTCGGCCTCGCCGGCGGCAAACTGGACGGCGAACTGCCGGAATTGGTTTCGATGTGGGTGGATCCGGTGGCGCGGGGCAAGGGCACCGCCGACGAGTTGGTGCGCGCGGTGCTCGACTGGGCGCGTGACGGTGGGTACGGACAGGTGATGCTGTGGGTGCTCGACGGCAACGAACCCGCCGAGCGGGTGTACCTGCGCAACGGCTTCCGGCGCACCGGGCGGCGCGAGGCGATGGAGCGGGACGCGGCGATGGTTCAGGTCGAGATGGTGTTGGACCTCGGTTCAACTGGACAAGGTTCCAAATCTCAAGCGGCACAACAAATGTGA